One window of Desulfobacteraceae bacterium genomic DNA carries:
- a CDS encoding transglutaminase family protein gives MKYRITHKTAYRYSEPASLSQNELFLHPRETGTQRVVQSRLTIVPEPQYLHRRTDYFGNIVYVFMVQQPHNELSMTAASIVETRQAMVPAPADTPPWESVAQRLAAPADPAELAACQFVFGSPLAATAPGVLTYGQPSFPPGRPVLVGAMNLIQRIFTEFTYDKSATTVDTTVDQVLAKRKGVCQDFAHLAIGCLRALGLAARYVSGYLETKPPPGKPKLVGADASHAWISVFVPDAGWVDLDPTNNLIAGENHITLAWGRDYGDVTPVKGVVMGGGIHTLSVLLDVAAQT, from the coding sequence ATGAAATACCGCATCACCCACAAAACCGCCTACCGCTACTCGGAGCCGGCTTCCCTCTCCCAGAACGAACTGTTCCTGCACCCCCGCGAAACTGGCACCCAGCGGGTCGTCCAGAGCCGTCTGACGATCGTGCCCGAGCCCCAATACCTGCACCGCCGGACGGATTACTTCGGCAACATCGTTTACGTCTTCATGGTTCAGCAGCCCCACAACGAACTGAGCATGACCGCGGCCAGCATCGTGGAGACGCGCCAGGCGATGGTACCGGCGCCGGCAGACACCCCGCCTTGGGAAAGCGTGGCGCAGCGCCTGGCCGCCCCGGCCGACCCGGCGGAGCTGGCGGCCTGTCAGTTCGTTTTTGGAAGCCCCCTGGCCGCCACCGCCCCCGGCGTCCTGACCTACGGGCAGCCCTCCTTTCCTCCGGGAAGGCCGGTCCTGGTGGGGGCCATGAACCTGATACAGCGGATCTTTACGGAATTCACCTACGACAAATCGGCCACCACCGTGGACACCACCGTGGACCAGGTGCTGGCCAAGCGCAAGGGGGTCTGCCAGGATTTCGCCCATCTGGCCATCGGCTGCCTGCGGGCCCTGGGTCTGGCCGCGCGCTATGTCAGCGGCTACCTGGAAACCAAACCGCCGCCCGGCAAGCCGAAGCTGGTCGGTGCCGACGCCTCCCATGCTTGGATCTCGGTCTTCGTGCCGGATGCGGGCTGGGTGGATCTGGACCCCACCAACAACCTGATCGCAGGTGAAAACCACATCACCCTGGCCTGGGGGCGGGACTACGGCGACGTCACCCCGGTGAAGGGGGTGGTCATGGGCGGCGGCATCCACACCCTCTCCGTGCTGCTGGATGTGGCGGCCCAGACCTGA
- a CDS encoding circularly permuted type 2 ATP-grasp protein: MAHPPLTDPAAPTSLFDALTFPPDAYCETFASSGTPRPHWQPLIAALADTRPEVLQMRQERVKRMRHEDGATFNPFDDPSGRGTPWALEMIPLPITAGEWAALEAGLVQRAGLLEKILVDVYGPQDLIKSGGLPPALVFANPNFLRPCHGIQPAGGRFLAYYAADLYRGADGRFRVYRDYAASPAGLGYALENRIVISRVFSDLYHKTPIRRLAPFFQNFHRGLAQRAALRRVDPGIVLLSPGPESRIYFEHALLSRYLGYPLVEGQDLTVRNGRLFLKKLAGLEPVEVIFRHTEDGSSDPFALRRQPASGVAGLIQVSREGNIDIVNPIGSGFVDTPALPVFLPALCRPLMGEDLALENHPVWWCGTAEGRNHTLANPGEVILGPALDRSAAVPSPELLGRAMAAEPHAFMARAPLYPAAVAAWDGNGVSARYSLLRVFVCANGRGFEVMPGGLAITAADVATLTGDCPERQQSKDIWVLSDQPVEVFSLMGGLQTVADFQRGSDLPSRVADHLLWLGRYLERAEGLIRLLRSVFRRLTGEARPVDIPELPFLLNLLRADNTIPAAPAGDGIPPYRELWSHLNAALYREDRPESVVAILKRVQVAARNVRDRLSLDSWRVINRLDGFTDTPASDPLELLDDTLFTLSAFSGLAMESMTRGLGWRFMDMGRRMERAMNQTGLIRIGLKPVCGEAGSALEALLEIYDSIMTYRARYRTAFQLAPVLDLLLVDESNPKSLAFQVNRIAEHVANLPRQSDRRFASPEERMALEMLTAARLVDLTGLDCGAGDAATGPLAAFLETMETRLKDFAQQISAHYLSRVPPTPHFSAIMGDRRP; encoded by the coding sequence ATGGCCCATCCACCCCTTACCGACCCGGCTGCACCGACATCTCTGTTCGACGCGTTGACCTTCCCGCCTGACGCCTATTGCGAGACGTTTGCCTCTTCGGGAACCCCCCGCCCCCACTGGCAGCCGCTCATCGCGGCGTTGGCGGACACGCGCCCCGAGGTGCTCCAGATGCGCCAGGAGCGGGTCAAGCGCATGCGCCACGAGGACGGGGCGACCTTCAACCCCTTCGACGACCCCAGCGGGCGGGGAACCCCCTGGGCCCTGGAGATGATCCCGCTGCCCATCACCGCGGGGGAGTGGGCGGCCCTGGAGGCCGGCCTGGTGCAGCGGGCCGGCCTGCTGGAAAAGATCCTGGTGGACGTTTACGGCCCCCAGGACCTGATCAAGAGCGGCGGTCTGCCCCCGGCGCTGGTCTTCGCCAACCCCAATTTTCTGCGCCCCTGCCACGGCATCCAGCCCGCCGGCGGCCGCTTTCTGGCCTATTACGCGGCCGATCTTTACCGCGGAGCCGACGGGCGCTTCAGGGTTTACCGGGATTACGCCGCCAGCCCGGCCGGCCTGGGGTATGCCCTGGAAAACCGGATCGTCATCTCCCGGGTCTTCTCGGATCTCTACCACAAGACGCCCATCCGCCGGTTGGCGCCTTTTTTCCAGAACTTTCACCGCGGACTGGCCCAGCGGGCCGCCCTGCGGCGGGTGGACCCCGGCATCGTGCTGCTCTCGCCGGGGCCGGAGAGCCGCATCTATTTCGAGCATGCCCTGCTCTCCCGCTACCTGGGCTACCCGCTGGTAGAGGGCCAGGACCTGACCGTGCGCAACGGCCGGCTGTTCCTCAAGAAGCTCGCCGGCCTGGAGCCGGTGGAGGTTATCTTCCGGCACACCGAGGACGGCAGCAGCGACCCCTTCGCCCTGCGACGCCAGCCCGCAAGCGGCGTGGCGGGGTTGATCCAGGTCTCCCGGGAGGGCAATATCGACATCGTCAACCCCATCGGCAGCGGGTTTGTCGATACGCCGGCGCTGCCGGTTTTTCTGCCGGCGCTCTGCCGCCCGCTGATGGGTGAGGACCTGGCCCTGGAAAACCACCCGGTCTGGTGGTGCGGAACCGCAGAGGGCAGGAATCACACCCTGGCCAATCCGGGAGAAGTGATCCTCGGTCCGGCCCTGGACCGCTCGGCGGCCGTCCCTTCCCCCGAGCTCCTGGGGAGGGCGATGGCGGCCGAACCCCACGCCTTCATGGCCCGCGCGCCACTTTACCCGGCGGCGGTCGCCGCCTGGGACGGCAACGGGGTCAGCGCCCGCTATAGCCTGCTACGGGTCTTTGTTTGCGCCAACGGCCGGGGCTTTGAGGTCATGCCCGGCGGCCTGGCCATCACCGCTGCGGACGTGGCGACCCTCACCGGGGACTGCCCCGAGCGGCAGCAGAGCAAGGACATCTGGGTGCTGTCCGACCAGCCGGTGGAGGTCTTCAGCCTCATGGGCGGGCTCCAGACGGTGGCCGACTTCCAGCGCGGCAGCGACCTGCCCAGCCGGGTGGCCGACCACCTGCTGTGGCTGGGCCGCTACTTGGAGCGCGCCGAGGGGCTGATCCGCCTTCTGCGCTCGGTGTTCCGCCGGCTGACCGGCGAGGCCCGACCGGTGGATATCCCCGAACTGCCCTTTCTGCTGAACCTCCTCAGGGCGGACAACACCATCCCCGCTGCACCGGCCGGAGACGGCATCCCCCCCTACCGGGAGTTATGGTCCCACCTAAACGCCGCCCTCTACCGGGAGGATCGGCCCGAAAGTGTGGTCGCCATTCTCAAACGGGTGCAGGTGGCGGCCCGTAATGTGCGCGACCGGCTCTCCCTGGACTCCTGGCGGGTGATCAACCGTTTGGACGGCTTTACCGACACCCCGGCCAGCGACCCGCTGGAGCTTCTGGACGACACACTCTTCACCCTGAGCGCCTTCAGCGGGCTGGCCATGGAGAGCATGACCCGCGGCCTGGGGTGGCGCTTCATGGACATGGGACGGCGGATGGAGCGCGCCATGAACCAGACCGGCCTGATCCGCATCGGGCTGAAGCCGGTCTGCGGCGAGGCCGGCAGCGCTCTGGAGGCGCTGCTGGAGATCTATGACAGCATCATGACCTACCGCGCCCGCTACCGCACGGCCTTTCAGCTGGCCCCGGTGCTGGACCTGCTGCTGGTTGACGAGAGCAACCCCAAGTCCCTGGCCTTCCAGGTCAACCGCATAGCCGAGCATGTGGCGAACCTGCCCCGCCAGAGCGACCGGCGCTTCGCCAGCCCGGAGGAGCGCATGGCCCTTGAGATGCTCACCGCCGCGCGCCTGGTGGACCTCACCGGCCTGGATTGCGGCGCAGGCGACGCCGCGACGGGGCCACTGGCTGCCTTCCTGGAAACCATGGAGACGCGTCTCAAGGATTTCGCCCAGCAGATCAGCGCCCACTATCTCAGCCGGGTGCCGCCCACCCCCCATTTCTCCGCCATCATGGGTGACCGCCGGCCATGA